In the genome of Quercus robur chromosome 3, dhQueRobu3.1, whole genome shotgun sequence, one region contains:
- the LOC126718656 gene encoding glycerol-3-phosphate acyltransferase RAM2-like: MAKTTFTTVDKCTSIGREQHAVVADMDGTLLRGRSSFPYFALVAFEVGGILRLLFLLLATPLAGLLYYFVTESAGIQVLVFATFAGMKVSDIESVARAVLPKFYSSDLHPETWRVFSACGKRCVLTANPTIMVEAFLKDVLGADLVLGTKIANYKGRATGLVCKPGILVGKNKADALEKAFGETEPDIGLGDRDTDTPFMSLCKEAFIVPPQPEVKPVTMDKLPKPIIFHDGRLVQKPTPLIALLTILWIPIGFLLACLRIAAGALLPMPLVYYAFMALGVRVTIKGTPPPQAKKSIGQSGVLFVCSHRTLLDPIFLSTALGRAIPAVTYSISRLSEIISPIKTVRLNRDRAKDASMINKLLEEGDLAICPEGTTCREPFLLRFSALFAELTDQLVPVAMVNRMSMFHGTTARGWKGMDPFYFFMNPSPAYEVTFLNKLPLELTCSAGKSSHEVANYIQRVIAATLSYECTSFTRKDKYRALAGNDGTVVEKPLLKANKVMGS, from the exons ATGGCTAAAACAACCTTCACAACTGTGGACAAATGCACATCAATAGGCCGAGAACAACACGCAGTGGTTGCTGACATGGATGGAACCTTGCTTAGAGGCCGTAGCTCTTTCCCTTACTTTGCACTTGTGGCCTTTGAGGTTGGTGGGATTCTGAGGCTCCTTTTCTTGCTCCTTGCAACCCCACTAGCTGGACTTCTCTATTACTTTGTCACAGAATCTGCAGGGATCCAAGTTCTGGTCTTTGCAACATTTGCTGGTATGAAAGTCTCAGATATTGAGTCAGTGGCTCGAGCTGTACTGCCAAAGTTTTATTCGAGTGATCTTCACCCAGAGACTTGGCGTGTGTTCTCTGCATGTGGGAAAAGGTGTGTGCTGACTGCAAATCCAACAATTATGGTGGAAGCGTTTTTGAAAGATGTGTTGGGAGCTGATTTGGTTTTGGGTACTAAGATAGCAAATTATAAGGGCAGAGCAACTGGGTTGGTTTGTAAGCCAGGGATACTTGTTGGGAAGAACAAGGCTGATGCTCTTGAAAAGGCCTTCGGAGAAACTGAGCCAGATATTGGTCTTGGTGATAGAGACACTGATACTCCCTTTATGTCACTGTGCAAG GAGGCTTTTATTGTGCCACCACAGCCAGAAGTAAAACCTGTGACAATGGACAAACTCCCCAAGCCAATTATCTTCCACGATGGCCGCCTTGTTCAGAAGCCAACACCTCTCATAGCACTTCTCACCATTCTCTGGATCCCTATAGGCTTCCTATTAGCCTGTCTTCGAATCGCTGCCGGTGCTCTCCTCCCCATGCCTCTAGTCTACTATGCTTTCATGGCACTAGGCGTTCGTGTCACCATCAAAGGCACCCCTCCTCCTCAAGCCAAAAAATCCATAGGCCAATCTGGTGTCCTCTTTGTTTGCTCCCATAGAACCCTACTTGACCCTATTTTCCTCTCCACCGCTCTTGGCCGTGCCATCCCTGCCGTGACCTACTCTATCTCCCGCCTCTCTGAAATAATCTCACCCATCAAGACCGTCCGCCTTAATCGTGACCGGGCCAAGGATGCATCCATGATCAATAAACTATTAGAAGAAGGTGACTTAGCAATATGCCCTGAAGGTACAACTTGTAGGGAACCATTTCTTTTGAGGTTTTCGGCTTTATTTGCTGAATTAACAGACCAACTTGTGCCGGTCGCCATGGTGAATCGGATGAGTATGTTTCATGGAACCACAGCTAGAGGTTGGAAAGGAATGGACCCGTTTTATTTCTTCATGAACCCTAGCCCAGCTTATGAAGTAACTTTTTTGAACAAGTTGCCACTTGAGCTAACGTGCAGTGCTGGGAAGTCTAGCCATGAGGTTGCGAATTATATACAAAGGGTTATTGCTGCAACTCTTTCTTATGAGTGCACAAGCTTCACTAGGAAAGATAAGTACCGGGCACTTGCTGGTAATGATGGAACTGTGGTTGAGAAACCTTTGCTCAAGGCCAACAAAGTAATGGGATCCTAA